Proteins co-encoded in one Brassica oleracea var. oleracea cultivar TO1000 chromosome C4, BOL, whole genome shotgun sequence genomic window:
- the LOC106339432 gene encoding WAT1-related protein At2g40900-like: MGLRMSESAKPYFAMVCLQFGYAGMNLLTKTVLDRGMSHYVLVAYRNAFATAAIAPFAFLSERKVRSKMTFSIFMHIFVLALLGPVIDQNLYYIGLKLTSPTFSSAVSNIVPAITFILATLFRMEKVEMKKVRCQVKVVGTLVTVVGSILMILYKGPFINFFRSHLTTTATASSPLAGDYFKAAVFLLLASLSWATFFILQAWTLKKYAAHLSLSTMVCFMGTLQSLALAFVMEHNPSALNISFDMNLLASAYAGIMSSSVAYYVQGLMMQRKGPVFVTAFNPLVVVIVSIMSFFVLGQGIYLGGVIGLVVLMVGIYAVLWGKRVDDDDKETRCEDNILEAVKCCSGNNSLSIMPTIDEADEDVETGKVRAVEKEASLGVVVFCRENGDNVSRC, from the exons ATGGGACTAAGGATGTCAGAATCAGCTAAACCTTACTTTGCAATGGTCTGTCTTCAGTTTGGATACGCCGGTATGAACCTGCTCACTAAAACCGTCCTTGACCGCGGTATGAGCCATTACGTTCTTGTTGCATACCGCAACGCTTTTGCCACAGCCGCGATCGCACCTTTCGCATTTCTCTCTGAAAG GAAAGTGAGGTCAAAGATGACGTTTTCGATATTCATGCACATATTTGTTCTTGCTCTTCTCGG GCCTGTGATTGATCAGAATCTATATTACATCGGTCTGAAACTCACATCTCCGACGTTTTCCTCCGCCGTCAGCAACATCGTGCCCGCAATAACCTTTATCCTCGCCACTCTATTCAG GATGGAGAAAGTGGAGATGAAAAAAGTAAGATGCCAAGTAAAAGTGGTGGGGACTTTAGTGACAGTGGTTGGATCCATATTGATGATATTATACAAAGGTCCTTTCATCAATTTCTTCCGATCTCACCTCACCACCACCGCCACCGCATCTTCGCCGCTGGCCGGTGATTATTTTAAAGCCGCCGTCTTCCTCCTTCTCGCTTCCCTCTCATGGGCTACCTTCTTCATTCTCCAG GCATGGACTTTGAAGAAATACGCAGCCCATCTCTCGTTATCAACCATGGTGTGTTTCATGGGAACGTTACAATCCTTAGCCCTGGCCTTCGTAATGGAACACAATCCTTCTGCTTTGAACATCAGTTTTGACATGAACCTTCTAGCTTCTGCCTATGCG GGAATAATGTCGTCGAGCGTAGCTTACTACGTTCAAGGACTTATGATGCAGAGAAAGGGACCTGTCTTCGTCACTGCTTTTAACCCTCTTGTTGTCGTCATTGTCTCCATAATGAGCTTCTTCGTTCTCGGCCAAGGAATCTACCTAGGAGG GGTTATTGGACTGGTTGTTTTAATGGTGGGAATCTACGCCGTGTTATGGGGCAAACGCGTAGACGATGATGACAAAGAAACACGCTGTGAAGATAACATTTTAGAAGCCGTTAAGTGTTGTAGTGGCAATAATAGTCTCTCGATCATGCCAACAATCGATGAAGCTGATGAGGATGTTGAAACGGGTAAAGTTCGGGCGGTTGAGAAGGAAGCATCGCTGGGGGTTGTGGTTTTTTGCCGTGAAAATGGGGATAACGTTTCACGATGCTAA